One Gemmatimonadota bacterium genomic window, GTTTGGAACGGCAAATAACAGGTTGATGGAACAGACGATTCGGGTGACGCAACTGGTGGCTCTGGTGATGCCATTTATGATGCTGCTATTGAATCTGGGTGTTGTGGGGGTGATCTGGTTTGGGGGTATTGCTGTAACCCAGGGCGGGATGAAGCTGGGCGAGATTATTGCGTTTATCAATTATCTGTTGCTGTTCTTGCAGTCTCTGATGATTGGTAGTATGGTGCTTATCCGGATGTCCCGAGCAGAGGCTTCTGCCGAACGCATTGTCGAGGTACTGAATAGCGAGCCCGAGTTACAGGATCGGACAGATGCAAAGCGCGATGTGGTGTTGGAGGGACAGGTTGCGTTTGAAGATGTGACATTTAGCTATAACGAGACGGCAGATGATCCGGTATTGCGAAATCTGAGTTTTGTCGCGGAGCCGGGTCAGAAGGTGGCGATTTTGGGATCGACTGGGGCGGGCAAGTCGTCGCTGGTAAATCTTATTCCGCGGTTTTACGATGTGGATGCAGGGCGGGTGATGGTGGATGGGATGGATGTGCGCGATGTGGATCAGGGGACGCTGCGACAGCAGATTGGGATGGCACTCCAGGAATCGGTGCTTTTTTCGGGTACGATTCGGTACAATATCCGGTACGGGCGTCCCGATGCGACCGATGAAGAGGTTGAGGCCGCTGCCCGGGCAGCTATGGCACACGATTTTATTGTCCAGTTTCCAGATAAGTACGAGACGCTATTGGGGCAGCGCGGCGTGAATCTATCGGGAGGACAGAGGCAGCGGATAGCGATAGCCCGGGCGTTGATCTCCCGTCCAAAGGTGTTGATTTTAGACGATAGTACCAGTGCGGTAGATCTGGAGACAGAGGCCGGGATTCACGATGCGCTGGAACAGATGGTCGGGTGTACGAGTTTTCTGGTGGCGCAGCGCATCAGTACGGTATTGCAGGCAGATAAGATTCTGGTGCTGGACGATGGCGTACTGGTTGCCGAGGGTACGCACCAGGAATTAATGGAATCCAGTTCGGTGTATCAGGAGATTTACGATTCACAGCTCGGAGAGGGAAACGGATATGGCGGAAGTTGATCGACAGCGCGACGGTGAACAGCAGGGTCCAGGCGGAATGATGATGGGGGGGCGTCGCCGGATGATAATGATGGGTGACGACGAGCGGGCGCGGGATATCCGGGGAACTACCCGCCGTTTGCTGGGGTATATGAGACGCTACAAGGGGACTTTGATCGGGGTGGTGGGGCTGGTGGTGATCACAACGGGGTTGGAGGTGGCAGGTCCGTATTTGATGGCGCGCGCGATTGATGAGTATATCGCCTATAGCGACTTGCCGGGCCTTTTTCAAATTACCCTGTTGTTGGCGGGGGTGTATGTGGCGATGGCACTGACATCCTGGCTTCAGACGTTTATTATGGCACGGGTATCTCAAAGCTCTGTGCGGGATTTGCGACAGGATCTTTTTGATCGCTTGCAGGTGCTTCCGCTGCGGTTCTTCGACCGGCGTGCCAGTGGCGATATCATGAGCCGGGTGACCAATGATGTGGATAATATCAGCAGTGTGTTGTCGGATAGCGTGACGCAGTTGATTAATAGCGTGTTGACCCTGGTGGGCGTGTCGGCCATGATGTTCTGGATGGATTGGCCTCTGGCGTTGATTAGTTTGCTCACCTTTCCGCTGATGGCGTCTTTGACAGGGCAGGTCGCCAAACGGGCGCGCCGGGGGTTTCGCGAGCAGCAGGCGGCACTGGGTGCGCTCAATGGGATGATTGAGGAGACGATTGCGGCAGAGCAGGTGGTGAAAGCTTATGGACGCGAACAGGCTTCGATTGAGGCGTTTGAAAAGTTCAATAACAGGTTGAAGTATGCCGGTACGCGCGCGCAGTTTTTCGGGACGCTGATGCCGCCTCTGACCTTTTTTGTGAATAATATGGGTCTGGTGATTGTGGCTTTTGCGGGGGGCTATATGGCGGTTCAGGGCGATGTGACAATCGGTGTGATTGCCGCTTTTATCAGCTATGTGCGGCAGTTTGGACGGCCTTTGGGGCAGGTTGCCAATTTGTACAATTCGATACAGTCGGCACTGGCCGGGGCAGAGCGGGTTTTTGAGACTATTGACGAGTTTCCCGAAGCGCCCGATATGCCAGATGCGGCCGCGTTAGATCAGGTTCGGGGCGATGTGGTTTTTGATCGGGTGTGTTTTGGTTATGAAAAAGATGTGCCGGTGCTCAAAGAGGTGAGTTTGCACGCCAGGCCGGGAGAGAAGATTGCGCTGGTAGGACCGACGGGAGCGGGGAAGACGACCATTGTGAATTTGCTGACCCGGTTTTACGATATCGATAGTGGGGCGATCTATATCGACGGCCATGATATTCGGCAGGTGAAACGGGAAGCGTTGCGGCGGCAACTGGGTATTGTGTTGCAGGATACTTTTTTGCTGTCTGATACTGTGCGGGAAAATATCCTTTATGGAAGGTTAGATGCTTCGGATGAGGAGGTGGTTGACGCGGCTAAATTGGCCAATGCGGATCCCTTTATTCACCGTCTGCCCCAGGGCTATGATACGGTGCTTTCGGAACGCGGCGGCAATTTGAGCCAGGGACAGCGGCAGATGCTGGCCATTGCGAGAGCCGCGTTGGCCGATCCGTCGATTCTCATTTTAGATGAGGCGACGTCCAGCGTGGATACGCGAACGGAGATGCGGATTCAACAGGCGCTTTTAAGGCTGATGGAGGGGCGAACGAGCTTTATTATTGCCCATCGGTTGAGCACGATTCGCAATGTGGATGAGATTCTGGTTATTGACGATGGGCAGATTATTGAACGCGGTTCGCATCGGGCGTTGTTAGAGGCCGAGGGATTTTATTACAATTTGTATATGAGCCAGTTTAAGGGAGAGGTCACTTTTGTTTAAGGGAGAGAAAAAATGTCCTATCGATTAACACCAGAAGATGTGCGGTTCTTTCACGACGAGGGGTATCTCGGGCCATATACGATGCATTCGCCAGAAGAAATGGATCGTATTCGGCCTGTTGTTGAGCGTGAAATTTTTGAAGCCGAAGGCCCGTTTTACGTCAATCGGAAAAAATCGCGGCATCTCGATAGTCGAACGATCTACGATCTGTGTACACATCCGACAATTATGGATCGGATAGAAGGCATCCTCGGTCCGGATATCGTGCTCTGGCAATCCAACTTTTTTAACAAACCCCCCGGTGCCAAAGAAATTCCCTGGCATCAGGATATGAATTTCTGGTCCACCGAAATAGAACCGGGTATCAATGTCTCCGCCTGGTTAGCCATTGACGATACAGATGTCACCAACAGTTGCGTTCAACTCATGCCGGGGTCGCACCGAAGAATGATTCCGCACATTAAAGCAACACCCGAACAGGCTTTTCGCCAACAGGGCGACCCCGATCACATTGGCGTTGACCCGGATCGCGTTGTGAAGATGAAAATGAAAGCCGGACAATTCTTTCTCTTTACCGAGCGCATGCTCCACTACTCAGCGGCCAATACGTCTGATTGCCGACGCCTGGGATTGGCGATACGCATTACCATTCCGATTGTGCGGTGTTACAAAAGGTATCACCTTCATCTGGTGCGCGGTGAGGATCGGATGGGGTTTAATGTATATGGAGATGCGCCTGAATGATACAACTATCGAAAAAGGTGAAAACTTATGAAAAAAGCCATACTCCACGGTCCGCGGGACCTTCGCATTGAAGAGCACCCGCTTGATACAAGCGCGCTTGGTGCTGATGATGTCTGGGTTGAAACGCAGATCAGCGCGTTTAAAATTGGAACAGATCGGGGTAATTTTGAAGGCGCAGATCGCGTACCAGGTGCGCCGGACTATCCGCGATTCGTTGGCGATAGCAATCTGGGTATTGTTCGCGGGATTGGTACGGAGGTCACGCGTTTTGAGGTTGGCGATCGCGTTGTGGCGACTCAGCCTCACCAATCTGAATACATCATAAGCCAGTTTGGTGACATCTTCAAAATACCCCCTGATGCCGATGATGAAGATGCTGTGTATGCACACCTCTATGCGCTCAGCGCACATTGTTATCACAAAGCATTATTTAGACCCGGCGAAAATGTCGCCGTTGTTGGTCTGGGTGTTCTCGGCCTGGGGGCAGTCGCTTTAGGTCCTCTGTTTGGTGCCCGCGTCGTTGGACTTGGAAATAGTTCCATCAGGTTAGATATGGCAATGCGAATGGGTGCTCACGCGGCTTATTTATCAGATGATCCAGACCTCGAAGAGAAACTCGACGCTTTTACAAATGGAAGAGGCATTGATCTGGTTATTCTTACGGCGAATCCATGGCCGGCTTTCAAAACATCTGTTGAAATTGTGCGGCCAAATGGTCGGGTCTCTATCGTCAGTCTTATGGGGCGAGGCGAACCGCCGCTTGATTTTAACCCTCTGGCAATGGAATGGTTTTACGCCAAGGGGATATCTCTGATTGCCGTGCATGGCGAAGATGCCCAATTATATCCGCATGCCGATGCATCGGGTCATTTGGGTCATTGCGATCACGTTCTTTCTCTTATGGCAGAAAAGAAACTTCAGCCCAGCCGTCTTATTACGCACCGTTTGCATTATACGGAAATGGTTCAGGCTTATGAAATGGCCTATGCGCGTGAAAAATCTATGCTGGGTGTCATTTTTAATTGGCGGGAATAGGCTATGTCACATGATGTCACAAAATCGTTAGAGCTGTATAAGAAAGCGGGAGAACGCATTCCCGGTTGGACACAGCTCATCAGCCGAAGGGCTGACCGGGTTGCAAATGGGGTTAGTCCTCTCTATGTCGCGCGATCAAAAGGCGCGCGATTTGTCGATGTTGACGGCAACGAGTATATCGATTGGATTCGCGCTTTGGGAGCTATTATTTTGGGCTATGCAGATCCCGTTGTCGATGGTGCTGTAAAACAACAGATAGATCTGGGTAGCCTGCATTCCATGAATAGTGCGCTCGAAATTGAGCTGGCAGATGAGTTGATCAATACCATACCGAGTGCTGAAATGGTGCGCTATACAAAGGGGGGAGGGGAAGCCTGTGCGGTGGCTGCGCGCATTGCTCGGGGTACGACCAATCGAGATGTCATT contains:
- a CDS encoding ABC transporter ATP-binding protein, whose amino-acid sequence is MQNILKLMGYMRPYWKQATIAPLLKLIEVMLELMHPRLVQRIVDEGIARGDLDLVIETGLWMLGLAIGGVLFGIGNAWFGVWVAQRVETDVRSALFGKIQSLSFGNLDKLSTGHLITRLTNDVRQVGEVARLILRILSRMPMAMVGGLVMAIVTSPRLGLMFIGLAPVILGTLILVFRKANAMFGEVQNRLDRVNQVTQENLAGVRVVKAFLRADHETERFGTANNRLMEQTIRVTQLVALVMPFMMLLLNLGVVGVIWFGGIAVTQGGMKLGEIIAFINYLLLFLQSLMIGSMVLIRMSRAEASAERIVEVLNSEPELQDRTDAKRDVVLEGQVAFEDVTFSYNETADDPVLRNLSFVAEPGQKVAILGSTGAGKSSLVNLIPRFYDVDAGRVMVDGMDVRDVDQGTLRQQIGMALQESVLFSGTIRYNIRYGRPDATDEEVEAAARAAMAHDFIVQFPDKYETLLGQRGVNLSGGQRQRIAIARALISRPKVLILDDSTSAVDLETEAGIHDALEQMVGCTSFLVAQRISTVLQADKILVLDDGVLVAEGTHQELMESSSVYQEIYDSQLGEGNGYGGS
- a CDS encoding zinc-binding dehydrogenase; the encoded protein is MKKAILHGPRDLRIEEHPLDTSALGADDVWVETQISAFKIGTDRGNFEGADRVPGAPDYPRFVGDSNLGIVRGIGTEVTRFEVGDRVVATQPHQSEYIISQFGDIFKIPPDADDEDAVYAHLYALSAHCYHKALFRPGENVAVVGLGVLGLGAVALGPLFGARVVGLGNSSIRLDMAMRMGAHAAYLSDDPDLEEKLDAFTNGRGIDLVILTANPWPAFKTSVEIVRPNGRVSIVSLMGRGEPPLDFNPLAMEWFYAKGISLIAVHGEDAQLYPHADASGHLGHCDHVLSLMAEKKLQPSRLITHRLHYTEMVQAYEMAYAREKSMLGVIFNWRE
- a CDS encoding ABC transporter ATP-binding protein, whose product is MAEVDRQRDGEQQGPGGMMMGGRRRMIMMGDDERARDIRGTTRRLLGYMRRYKGTLIGVVGLVVITTGLEVAGPYLMARAIDEYIAYSDLPGLFQITLLLAGVYVAMALTSWLQTFIMARVSQSSVRDLRQDLFDRLQVLPLRFFDRRASGDIMSRVTNDVDNISSVLSDSVTQLINSVLTLVGVSAMMFWMDWPLALISLLTFPLMASLTGQVAKRARRGFREQQAALGALNGMIEETIAAEQVVKAYGREQASIEAFEKFNNRLKYAGTRAQFFGTLMPPLTFFVNNMGLVIVAFAGGYMAVQGDVTIGVIAAFISYVRQFGRPLGQVANLYNSIQSALAGAERVFETIDEFPEAPDMPDAAALDQVRGDVVFDRVCFGYEKDVPVLKEVSLHARPGEKIALVGPTGAGKTTIVNLLTRFYDIDSGAIYIDGHDIRQVKREALRRQLGIVLQDTFLLSDTVRENILYGRLDASDEEVVDAAKLANADPFIHRLPQGYDTVLSERGGNLSQGQRQMLAIARAALADPSILILDEATSSVDTRTEMRIQQALLRLMEGRTSFIIAHRLSTIRNVDEILVIDDGQIIERGSHRALLEAEGFYYNLYMSQFKGEVTFV